One Tamandua tetradactyla isolate mTamTet1 chromosome 19, mTamTet1.pri, whole genome shotgun sequence genomic region harbors:
- the NAT8L gene encoding N-acetylaspartate synthetase codes for MRCGPPDMVCETKIVAADDHEALPGAPKDARRGPNAAMWPPLPAAPGPAAPGAPPPAAQPRGSPAGAGGAGGRGVCIREFRAAEQEEARRIFYDGIMERIPNTAFRGLRQHPRTQLLYALLAALCFAATRSLLLTGLAAAALLALRYYYSRKVVLAYLDCALHSDMADIERYYMKPPGSCFWVAVLDGHVVGIVAARGRAEDNTVELLRMSVDSRFRGKGIAKALGRKVLEFALLHDYAAVVLGTTAVKVAAHKLYESLGFRHMGASDRYVLPGMTLSLAERLFFQVRYHRYRLQLREE; via the exons ATGCGGTGCGGGCCGCCCGACATGGTCTGCGAGACGAAGATCGTGGCCGCCGACGACCATGAGGCGCTGCCGGGGGCCCCGAAGGACGCGCGGCGCGGCCCCAACGCCGCCATGTGGCCCCCGCTGCCCGCCGCGCCCGGGCCCGCCGCCCCCGGcgccccgccgcccgccgcccagCCCCGCGGCAGCCCGGCCGGCGCGGGGGGTGCGGGGGGCCGCGGCGTGTGCATTCGCGAGTTCCGCGCGGCCGAGCAGGAGGAGGCGCGCCGCATCTTCTACGACGGCATCATGGAGCGCATCCCCAACACGGCCTTCCGCGGCCTGCGGCAGCACCCGCGCACGCAGCTGCTCTACGCCCTTCTGGCCG CGCTGTGCTTCGCCGCCACGCGCTCCCTGCTGCTGACGGGCCTGGCGGCGGCCGCGCTGCTTGCGCTGCGCTACTACTACAGCCGCAAGGTGGTCCTGGCCTACCTGGACTGCGCGCTGCACTCGGACATGGCCGACATCGAGCGCTACTACATGAAGCCGCCCG GCTCCTGCTTCTGGGTGGCTGTGCTGGACGGCCACGTGGTGGGCATCGTGGCGGCGCGAGGCCGCGCGGAGGACAACACGGTGGAGTTGCTGCGCATGTCGGTGGACTCGCGCTTCCGCGGCAAGGGCATCGCCAAGGCGCTGGGCCGCAAGGTGCTGGAGTTCGCCCTGTTGCACGACTACGCGGCGGTGGTGCTGGGCACGACGGCCGTGAAGGTGGCCGCCCACAAGCTCTACGAGTCGCTGGGCTTCAGACACATGGGCGCCAGTGACCGCTACGTGCTGCCCGGCATGACCCTCTCGCTGGCCGAGCGCCTCTTCTTCCAGGTCCGCTACCACCGCTACCGCCTGCAGCTGCGCGAGGAGTGa
- the NICOL1 gene encoding NELL2-interacting cell ontogeny regulator 1 isoform X2, producing MTTTSAGGPGRGRAAAHAGCAADVGRLPESPALPVAGSLSAGGPGLLGSAMALPPPRRSLMSPPPPPPLLLLLLGLALLGARARAEPAAGSAVPAQSRPCVDCHAFEFMQRALQDLRKTASSLDARTETLLLQAERRALCACWPAGR from the exons ATGACGACGACGTCGGCTGGGGGACCCGGGCGGGGTCGCGCCGCGGCGCATGCGGGATGCGCCGCGGACGTAGGTCGTCTTCCCGAGTCGCCGGCGCTGCCTGTCGCGGGGTCTCTGAGCGCG GGCGGCCCCGGGCTCCTCGGCTCGGCCATGGCCCTCCCGCCGCCGCGCAGGTCGCTGatgtcgccgccgccgccgccgccgctgctgctgctgctgctcggcCTCGCGCTGCTGGGCGCCCGGGCCCGCGCCGAGCCCGCCGCCGGGAGCGCCGTCCCAGCGCAGA GCCGCCCGTGCGTCGACTGCCACGCCTTCGAGTTCATGCAGCGCGCGCTGCAGGACCTGCGGAAGACCGCCTCCAGCCTGGACGCGCGG ACGGAGACCCTCCTGCTGCAGGCAGAGCGCCGGGCCCTGTGCGCCTGCTGGCCTGCCGGGCGCTGA
- the NICOL1 gene encoding NELL2-interacting cell ontogeny regulator 1 isoform X4, whose protein sequence is MALPPPRRSLMSPPPPPPLLLLLLGLALLGARARAEPAAGSAVPAQSRPCVDCHAFEFMQRALQDLRKTASSLDARTETLLLQAERRALCACWPAGR, encoded by the exons ATGGCCCTCCCGCCGCCGCGCAGGTCGCTGatgtcgccgccgccgccgccgccgctgctgctgctgctgctcggcCTCGCGCTGCTGGGCGCCCGGGCCCGCGCCGAGCCCGCCGCCGGGAGCGCCGTCCCAGCGCAGA GCCGCCCGTGCGTCGACTGCCACGCCTTCGAGTTCATGCAGCGCGCGCTGCAGGACCTGCGGAAGACCGCCTCCAGCCTGGACGCGCGG ACGGAGACCCTCCTGCTGCAGGCAGAGCGCCGGGCCCTGTGCGCCTGCTGGCCTGCCGGGCGCTGA